Proteins found in one Kangiella sediminilitoris genomic segment:
- a CDS encoding acetylornithine deacetylase, giving the protein MTAPTLSQVKKHLQHLVAFDTTNPPRKIQQSGIVEYLSENLPGATVTVTDHGEGSVNILATKGNPRYLFNYHIDTVPVTEGWQSEPFSILEQNDKLYGLGACDIKGAAACMLACIEAGADDYAVLFSSDEEHGSSLCIRSFLEEKHDYLGVIVAEPTEAKAVLAHRGIITANLTLSAESGHSSEPRALKDNSNHQAAHWISRAICWAEDKLADTYDGLSGTCFNVGHIEGGVKPNVISPKTNIRFGLRPLPEVDTKSLMSELLYYTGIKDEQVSLGFNAPSLPKEGGAEENSILAETLGFEIGAPVNFWTEAALFSAAGFPSIVFGPGSIEQAHTANEWVSVNQLDQVVRQYWRILGHE; this is encoded by the coding sequence ATGACAGCGCCTACTTTGAGTCAGGTAAAAAAGCATCTTCAACATCTGGTCGCGTTTGATACCACCAATCCTCCACGCAAGATCCAACAGTCTGGAATTGTTGAATATTTATCGGAAAACCTTCCTGGAGCGACTGTTACTGTGACGGATCATGGTGAGGGGTCGGTTAATATTTTAGCAACCAAAGGAAACCCCAGATACCTATTCAATTACCATATCGATACTGTTCCAGTTACTGAGGGTTGGCAATCGGAACCGTTCTCTATACTAGAACAAAACGACAAGCTTTATGGGTTGGGAGCTTGCGATATTAAGGGGGCTGCCGCCTGTATGCTTGCTTGTATAGAGGCGGGAGCTGATGATTATGCGGTCTTATTTTCCTCCGATGAAGAGCATGGTAGTAGTCTGTGTATTCGTTCTTTTCTTGAAGAAAAGCACGATTACCTGGGCGTTATTGTTGCCGAGCCAACTGAGGCAAAAGCCGTGTTGGCACACCGCGGCATTATTACAGCAAACTTGACTCTTTCTGCCGAAAGCGGGCACAGCTCCGAGCCTAGAGCATTGAAAGATAACAGCAATCACCAGGCGGCTCACTGGATATCAAGGGCCATATGTTGGGCAGAGGACAAGCTTGCAGATACTTATGATGGGTTGTCAGGAACTTGTTTCAATGTTGGTCACATAGAAGGTGGCGTTAAACCCAATGTTATATCACCAAAAACCAACATTCGGTTTGGACTGCGTCCATTACCAGAAGTGGATACTAAAAGCCTGATGTCCGAGCTTCTTTATTACACTGGTATTAAAGATGAACAGGTTTCACTGGGCTTTAATGCGCCATCCTTGCCAAAGGAAGGAGGTGCTGAAGAGAATTCAATACTGGCAGAAACTTTGGGTTTCGAGATTGGCGCCCCCGTCAATTTCTGGACTGAAGCAGCTTTGTTTTCAGCTGCAGGCTTCCCCTCAATTGTGTTTGGCCCCGGCTCCATTGAACAGGCTCATACGGCTAATGAATGGGTCAGTGTTAACCAGCTTGATCAGGTTGTGAGGCAATACTGGAGAATTTTAGGTCATGAGTAA
- a CDS encoding acetylglutamate kinase: MSNQVKDTVYKLLSVIDSETQIRKYLKRFSSDEGLKFAVIKVGGKILKDEMAHLVASLSFLKQVGLTPIVVHGAGPQLNKKLEQQNITTKFVDGQRVTTPKVLKAAREVFIEENHHLTSTLKEAGVDATSFYSGIFNCELLGEEQLGLVGDIVSVEVEQLLKAVAKGRIPVVSPLGETEQGQIVNVNADAATFSLAKAIEPYKIIFLTETGGVLDQHNKIIPNISIVNHYDYLIQQSWVHSGMKLKLEMIKSILQALPSATSVSITKPELLAKELFTDRGSGTLVNMGERALVADSWDEIDTKRFAQLIESSFGKELCADYFNSLPLYKVYVTECYRAAIVLSGSSDKPYLDKFVVSHKAKGEGIGRALWDKVTRKHRQLFWRANVNNPINKFYAAVADGFIKSGQWRVYWNGINSYQDIQQCVEEASIKPETLLPAGGQDVH; the protein is encoded by the coding sequence ATGAGTAATCAGGTAAAAGACACCGTCTATAAATTATTGAGTGTCATTGACAGTGAAACTCAGATACGGAAGTACTTGAAGCGGTTTTCATCGGATGAAGGGTTGAAGTTTGCGGTTATTAAAGTTGGCGGGAAAATCCTTAAAGATGAAATGGCTCATCTGGTGGCTTCTTTATCTTTCTTAAAGCAGGTCGGCCTGACTCCTATTGTCGTTCATGGTGCGGGGCCCCAGCTGAATAAAAAACTTGAACAGCAAAATATTACTACCAAGTTTGTGGATGGTCAGCGTGTTACTACGCCGAAGGTTCTGAAGGCTGCCAGAGAGGTGTTTATTGAAGAGAACCATCATTTGACCTCGACATTAAAAGAAGCCGGAGTGGATGCAACATCGTTTTATTCTGGCATCTTTAACTGTGAATTATTGGGTGAAGAGCAGCTTGGTCTGGTGGGAGATATTGTTTCAGTTGAAGTTGAGCAGTTACTTAAAGCTGTTGCTAAAGGCCGCATTCCTGTCGTTAGTCCCTTAGGAGAAACTGAGCAGGGCCAGATTGTTAATGTGAATGCCGATGCAGCGACCTTCAGTCTGGCTAAAGCCATCGAGCCATACAAAATTATCTTTTTGACTGAAACCGGAGGCGTACTGGATCAGCACAATAAAATCATTCCCAACATCAGTATCGTAAATCACTACGATTATTTGATTCAGCAAAGCTGGGTTCATTCTGGAATGAAGCTGAAGTTGGAAATGATCAAAAGTATATTGCAGGCACTTCCCTCAGCAACCTCGGTGTCAATTACCAAGCCAGAGTTATTGGCCAAAGAATTATTCACCGATAGAGGTTCAGGCACCTTGGTCAATATGGGTGAAAGAGCATTGGTTGCTGATAGCTGGGATGAAATAGATACTAAAAGATTTGCACAGTTAATTGAGTCTTCATTTGGGAAAGAATTGTGCGCGGATTATTTTAATTCACTGCCATTGTATAAAGTATATGTGACCGAATGTTATCGAGCGGCAATTGTCCTCTCAGGCAGCAGTGATAAACCCTATCTCGATAAGTTTGTGGTTAGCCATAAAGCTAAGGGGGAAGGCATCGGTAGAGCTCTTTGGGATAAGGTCACTCGAAAACACAGGCAATTATTCTGGCGTGCCAATGTTAATAACCCTATTAACAAATTTTATGCTGCTGTCGCCGATGGATTTATTAAGTCAGGACAGTGGAGAGTTTACTGGAATGGTATTAATTCCTATCAGGATATTCAGCAATGTGTCGAAGAGGCTTCTATAAAGCCTGAGACTTTACTTCCAGCGGGAGGTCAGGATGTCCATTAA